In Candidatus Contubernalis alkalaceticus, the following proteins share a genomic window:
- a CDS encoding ABC transporter ATP-binding protein, with product MALLEVKDLKKAFGSRQAVNGASFSVQEGEIFGLLGPNGAGKSTTLSLICGLLKANSGKIMVDNWDVAKDGAKAKKLIGIVPQEPALYPMLSAKANLGFWGTINGLTSNELEKAIDEVLKVVGLEDRADGKISKYSGGMKRRLNIAAGLIHSPRLLIMDEPTVGIDPQSRNHILETVKHLRERDITVIYTSHYVEEVEYLCDRVAIMDNGQIISEGTLAELLKRGSEYQELTINMNSFSEEIQNTIQTLPGVEKAFSLNEKLKIITSNAEKILPLAFETIVGHGGIVSEIKIHKPNLESLFLKLTGKALRD from the coding sequence ATGGCGTTACTGGAGGTAAAGGATTTAAAAAAAGCTTTTGGTTCAAGGCAGGCTGTCAATGGTGCTAGCTTCTCTGTCCAGGAGGGAGAAATTTTTGGTCTTCTTGGTCCAAACGGTGCAGGGAAATCAACTACTCTTTCCTTAATCTGTGGTTTACTAAAAGCAAATTCTGGAAAGATTATGGTCGATAATTGGGATGTGGCTAAAGATGGAGCTAAAGCCAAAAAATTGATTGGTATTGTTCCTCAGGAACCGGCCCTTTATCCAATGCTTTCCGCTAAGGCAAATCTTGGTTTCTGGGGGACTATTAATGGCCTTACTTCCAATGAGTTGGAAAAAGCCATCGATGAAGTTCTTAAGGTTGTAGGCCTTGAAGACAGAGCAGATGGAAAAATTAGTAAATATTCAGGAGGTATGAAACGAAGGCTAAATATAGCGGCAGGACTTATTCATAGTCCCAGGCTGCTGATCATGGATGAGCCTACGGTAGGAATTGACCCTCAATCAAGAAACCACATACTGGAAACAGTAAAACACCTTAGGGAGAGGGATATAACCGTTATCTATACCAGCCACTATGTTGAAGAAGTTGAGTATCTCTGTGACCGTGTTGCTATAATGGATAATGGGCAGATAATTTCGGAGGGCACATTGGCTGAACTACTAAAACGGGGTTCTGAATACCAGGAACTGACTATAAACATGAACAGCTTCTCTGAAGAAATTCAAAACACTATTCAAACCCTGCCGGGAGTTGAAAAGGCCTTTTCATTAAACGAAAAGTTAAAAATTATTACATCCAATGCAGAGAAGATTTTACCTCTGGCCTTTGAAACAATTGTTGGCCATGGAGGGATTGTTTCTGAAATTAAAATCCATAAGCCTAACCTGGAAAGCTTATTTTTAAAGCTAACCGGAAAAGCTTTGCGAGATTAA
- a CDS encoding TetR/AcrR family transcriptional regulator produces MIQPSVYSYSQIIEADFQLIQEQGWDAVSTRAIAKKIGSSTMPIYSYVKSVEELQKVLRIKARGLLKEFQQRKYTEHIPRCW; encoded by the coding sequence ATGATTCAACCCAGTGTGTATTCCTATTCCCAAATTATTGAGGCTGACTTTCAGCTAATTCAGGAACAGGGTTGGGATGCGGTTTCCACCCGAGCTATTGCTAAAAAAATTGGATCATCAACCATGCCTATTTACTCCTACGTGAAGTCTGTGGAGGAGCTGCAAAAGGTTCTTCGGATAAAAGCCCGGGGACTTCTTAAGGAATTCCAGCAGCGTAAATATACCGAACATATTCCACGGTGTTGGTAA
- a CDS encoding amidase, translated as MNAVVTFMEDSARDQAKKAEESVNKREQLGLLHGIPVTLKDNIYTQGVRTTFGSKLYENFVPDSDAVLVARLKRAGAIILGKTNMPEFGLLPITDNLIFGSTQNPWDHKKTSGGSSGGSAAAVAAGLCPISIGNDTGGSLRIPASLCGVYGFKPSFGRVPIYPRLPGWDSLIHEGPITRTVADAALTLEVLAGPDERDRLSLPAGTTDYLSTLNKGVKGLTAAYSHDLGYAIVDPEIKSIVYKAALTFESLGCKVEEIKPNLPDMLKALETITITNMITANEQQLNKWKEVAYPANQYIFDKIFDIANKDLVRDQFVREQVLWEKVRKIFDEYDLLITPTSAVTAFDSGEGGPIGPTIIDNKEVSEFSWTSLTDPFNFTGQPAASIPCGFTKSGLPVGLQIIGRRYSDHLVLQASAAFEEAILQVETNNN; from the coding sequence ATCAATGCTGTGGTCACCTTTATGGAGGATTCAGCAAGGGATCAGGCAAAAAAAGCGGAGGAAAGTGTAAATAAAAGGGAACAGCTGGGACTCCTTCATGGAATTCCTGTAACTTTAAAAGACAATATTTATACCCAGGGTGTTCGGACTACTTTTGGGTCAAAATTATATGAAAATTTTGTACCTGATAGCGATGCTGTCTTGGTTGCACGGTTAAAAAGAGCCGGTGCAATAATTCTGGGTAAAACCAACATGCCTGAGTTTGGCCTGCTCCCCATAACTGACAATCTCATTTTTGGTTCAACTCAAAATCCTTGGGATCATAAAAAAACCAGCGGAGGCTCCAGTGGGGGCTCCGCTGCAGCAGTGGCTGCAGGATTATGTCCCATTTCCATAGGAAATGATACAGGCGGGTCTCTCCGTATCCCTGCCAGTCTTTGTGGGGTTTATGGGTTTAAACCTTCTTTTGGACGTGTTCCGATATATCCCAGGCTGCCGGGATGGGATTCATTAATTCACGAAGGTCCAATAACCAGGACAGTAGCAGATGCCGCCCTTACGCTGGAGGTATTAGCTGGTCCAGATGAACGGGATCGTTTAAGTCTACCGGCAGGTACAACTGATTATTTGTCTACTTTAAACAAGGGAGTAAAAGGGCTTACTGCAGCTTACAGCCATGATTTAGGTTATGCTATCGTAGACCCTGAAATTAAGAGCATAGTTTATAAAGCAGCACTTACCTTTGAAAGCCTTGGCTGTAAAGTTGAAGAAATAAAACCAAATCTTCCTGATATGTTAAAGGCCCTGGAAACCATTACTATAACCAACATGATTACTGCTAATGAGCAGCAATTAAATAAATGGAAAGAAGTAGCCTATCCAGCTAATCAATATATTTTTGATAAAATATTTGATATTGCCAATAAAGACCTTGTTAGGGACCAATTTGTAAGAGAACAAGTTCTTTGGGAGAAAGTAAGAAAGATTTTTGATGAATATGACCTGCTTATAACCCCTACCAGCGCTGTAACTGCTTTTGACTCAGGTGAAGGAGGGCCTATTGGCCCTACAATCATTGATAACAAAGAGGTGTCAGAGTTTTCTTGGACCTCTTTAACAGATCCATTTAATTTTACCGGACAGCCTGCAGCTTCTATTCCCTGTGGCTTTACCAAAAGTGGACTTCCTGTTGGATTACAGATTATAGGCAGGCGATATAGTGACCATTTAGTACTTCAAGCTTCTGCAGCGTTTGAAGAAGCAATCCTCCAGGTAGAAACTAACAATAATTAA
- a CDS encoding glycerate kinase family protein — translation MRIVLAPDSFKGSLTAAQAAENMAIGIKKVLPEAQIIKLPLSDGGEGLVDSLVGSMNGEIRRELVSGPLKVPVEAYWGVSEDGKTGVIEMAAASGLTLVPQEKRNPMFTTTYGTGELIKAALKYGCTKLIIGIGGSGTNDGGMGMAQALGVKFLDKERGTLGLGGGQLIKLDHIDISGLDPTLEKASILVACDVNNPLTGTQGASAVYGPQKGADGEMVNKLDNGLKHFAKIIRRDLGVEVEHVPGAGAAGGLGAGIMAFLKGQLTPGIDLVMDMVGLEKELAHCDLVLTGEGRLDAQSVFGKVPVGVARRGRKFGVPVIALAGSIAAGAETLHREGITAYFCIIDAPISLTEAKERAAENIQRTTMEIMRLINL, via the coding sequence ATGCGTATAGTGCTGGCACCTGATTCCTTTAAAGGCAGCCTTACAGCTGCTCAAGCGGCAGAAAACATGGCAATAGGTATTAAAAAAGTTCTGCCTGAAGCCCAAATCATCAAACTACCCCTCTCCGACGGGGGGGAAGGTCTGGTTGATTCACTGGTAGGGTCAATGAACGGGGAAATACGGCGGGAACTTGTATCGGGACCTCTTAAAGTACCGGTAGAGGCATATTGGGGAGTGTCGGAAGACGGAAAAACAGGAGTGATAGAGATGGCAGCCGCCTCCGGCTTAACGCTGGTGCCACAGGAGAAGAGAAATCCTATGTTCACTACCACCTATGGCACAGGAGAATTAATTAAGGCAGCCCTGAAATACGGATGTACAAAATTGATTATTGGCATTGGAGGCAGTGGCACCAACGATGGAGGGATGGGGATGGCGCAGGCTCTGGGAGTAAAGTTCCTGGATAAAGAGAGGGGAACTCTAGGTTTGGGAGGCGGACAATTGATTAAACTCGATCACATCGATATCAGCGGCCTAGATCCCACATTAGAGAAAGCTTCTATCCTGGTTGCCTGTGATGTGAACAATCCCCTGACAGGGACGCAGGGCGCATCTGCAGTTTATGGGCCGCAAAAAGGGGCTGATGGGGAAATGGTGAACAAATTGGATAACGGATTAAAACATTTTGCCAAGATTATTAGAAGGGACCTGGGAGTAGAGGTGGAGCACGTACCTGGTGCCGGGGCCGCAGGAGGCCTTGGGGCCGGTATCATGGCTTTTCTCAAGGGACAGTTGACTCCGGGTATCGATCTTGTTATGGACATGGTTGGCCTGGAAAAGGAGTTGGCTCACTGTGATCTGGTTCTTACAGGAGAAGGAAGGCTGGATGCCCAGTCCGTTTTCGGCAAAGTTCCTGTTGGGGTAGCCCGTAGGGGTCGCAAATTTGGTGTTCCTGTGATTGCTCTGGCAGGCAGTATTGCAGCAGGGGCGGAAACTCTACATAGAGAGGGGATAACCGCTTATTTTTGCATTATTGATGCACCTATCTCTCTGACTGAAGCAAAAGAAAGAGCAGCCGAGAATATTCAGCGTACCACAATGGAAATCATGCGTTTGATAAACTTATGA
- the preA gene encoding NAD-dependent dihydropyrimidine dehydrogenase subunit PreA, with translation MDLFVKMSGLHFPNPFILSSAPPTARGDMIKEAFRLGWGGVVTKTIKPDKMALENVSPRFTPLRNSKKSIIGFQNIELLTTRSLKSWLQDIKEIKDEYPENILIASIMAEVKKEDWQELSLAVQDAGADALELNFSCPHGMPEQGVGQAIGQDHQITGEITRWVKKVADVPVIVKLTPNVTDITIVGKAAKDNGADALSAINTVQVLANIDLNTFEPQPSVEGKSTFGGYSGLAVKPIGLRCVAQLASSVELPILGIGGIGNWQHAAEYMLAGASTVQICTAVMLEGYEIISEMKAGLSRYLTDKNLKTVQELTGLALPKLTSHENLSRQYRVTAEINEDSCVAGCNKCVVACSDGGRQAIELNEHKKAVVNESKCDGCSLCSHVCNNNSISMRVN, from the coding sequence ATGGATTTATTTGTTAAAATGTCCGGGCTGCACTTTCCAAATCCATTTATACTATCTTCAGCTCCACCAACAGCCAGGGGAGATATGATTAAAGAGGCTTTTAGATTGGGATGGGGAGGGGTTGTTACTAAAACTATAAAACCAGACAAAATGGCTTTAGAAAATGTATCACCCCGTTTTACTCCTTTAAGAAATTCCAAAAAAAGTATTATAGGATTCCAAAATATCGAACTTTTGACTACACGTTCTTTAAAATCGTGGTTACAGGATATTAAAGAAATAAAGGATGAATACCCTGAAAATATATTAATAGCCAGTATCATGGCTGAAGTAAAAAAAGAAGACTGGCAGGAACTGTCTCTTGCTGTTCAGGATGCAGGAGCTGATGCCCTGGAGCTTAATTTTTCTTGTCCCCATGGGATGCCTGAACAAGGGGTAGGACAAGCGATTGGTCAAGATCATCAAATTACCGGAGAGATAACCAGATGGGTAAAAAAGGTGGCAGACGTTCCGGTTATTGTAAAACTAACACCTAACGTTACTGATATTACCATAGTGGGAAAAGCAGCTAAAGATAATGGTGCCGATGCATTATCAGCCATAAACACCGTTCAGGTATTAGCTAATATAGATTTAAATACATTTGAACCGCAGCCATCTGTGGAAGGGAAATCAACCTTTGGTGGGTATTCAGGTTTAGCTGTTAAGCCAATTGGGCTGCGCTGTGTGGCTCAATTAGCCTCCAGCGTTGAATTACCAATATTAGGAATAGGCGGTATTGGAAACTGGCAGCATGCAGCTGAGTATATGCTGGCAGGAGCTTCTACAGTTCAGATATGTACTGCTGTAATGTTAGAAGGATATGAAATAATCAGTGAAATGAAAGCAGGATTAAGTAGATATTTAACAGATAAGAATTTAAAAACTGTTCAGGAGTTAACGGGATTGGCTTTACCTAAATTGACTAGTCACGAAAATCTTAGTCGGCAGTACCGTGTAACAGCTGAAATTAATGAGGATAGTTGTGTCGCAGGTTGTAATAAATGTGTGGTTGCGTGCAGTGATGGGGGCAGACAGGCAATAGAACTCAATGAACATAAAAAGGCAGTGGTAAATGAAAGTAAATGTGATGGGTGCTCTTTATGTAGTCATGTTTGCAATAATAACAGCATAAGTATGAGAGTTAATTGA
- a CDS encoding arsenate reductase ArsC — MKKKKILFVCIHNSARSQMAEAFVELLAGDRFEAHSAGLEPGNLNPLVVEVMKEIDIDISGKKTKNVFDYYKNGTLFSYVITVCDQAGGERCPLFPGLVKRIHWGFPDPSSFEGSYQEKLEKTRIVRDEIKETVTQWLETI; from the coding sequence TTGAAAAAGAAAAAAATCCTGTTTGTATGTATTCATAATTCTGCCAGAAGTCAGATGGCCGAAGCCTTTGTTGAACTGCTGGCCGGTGACCGCTTTGAGGCCCATAGTGCAGGGCTGGAGCCGGGTAATCTTAACCCTTTGGTTGTTGAGGTTATGAAAGAAATTGATATTGATATCTCAGGAAAAAAAACAAAAAATGTCTTTGATTACTATAAAAACGGTACTCTATTTAGTTATGTCATTACTGTATGTGACCAAGCCGGTGGGGAGAGGTGCCCCTTGTTTCCGGGTCTGGTTAAAAGAATACACTGGGGTTTTCCTGATCCGTCATCCTTTGAGGGCTCTTACCAGGAAAAATTAGAAAAAACCAGAATTGTAAGGGATGAAATTAAGGAAACTGTAACTCAATGGCTGGAAACAATATAA
- the cuyB gene encoding cysteate racemase, with protein MSRTIGILGGMGPLATLDLFEKIIRNTDVTKDQDHLPIIIYNNTKIPPRTEAYFEGEERLLPELERSAQLLERAGADFIIMPCNTSHIWIKIIKASVNIPIYSMIENTANYVQKQDSLINSQILLVATTATVNSQIYQRALQSSNNKIIIPDPDEQIIISSMIEHLKAGLTYNNPDLNSFKNILNKYKEIGVFVILGACTEIPILFPLLDKSLVMIDPNLLLAEMAVKIAKGRT; from the coding sequence ATGTCTAGAACAATAGGCATTCTTGGGGGAATGGGACCCTTAGCAACACTAGATTTATTTGAAAAAATAATTAGAAATACTGATGTCACGAAAGATCAGGACCATCTTCCCATAATAATTTATAATAATACGAAGATTCCTCCACGAACTGAAGCTTACTTTGAAGGGGAGGAAAGACTATTACCAGAGTTAGAAAGGTCAGCTCAATTACTGGAACGTGCAGGAGCTGACTTTATTATTATGCCTTGTAATACTTCTCATATCTGGATTAAAATAATAAAAGCCAGCGTTAATATTCCCATATACAGCATGATAGAAAATACAGCAAATTACGTACAAAAACAAGATTCTCTTATTAATAGTCAAATTTTGCTGGTTGCAACAACCGCCACTGTAAACAGCCAGATATATCAAAGAGCTTTGCAATCTTCTAACAATAAAATAATCATCCCAGATCCGGATGAACAAATTATTATCTCATCCATGATAGAACACTTAAAAGCTGGGTTGACTTATAATAACCCTGATCTTAATTCATTCAAAAATATTTTAAATAAGTATAAAGAAATTGGAGTTTTTGTTATATTGGGAGCATGTACAGAAATACCGATTTTATTCCCTTTATTAGACAAAAGCTTAGTAATGATTGACCCAAATTTGTTATTAGCTGAAATGGCAGTAAAAATAGCTAAAGGGAGAACATAA
- a CDS encoding YheC/YheD family protein, giving the protein MSLIKIDNNIQPNSIYLNSSILKKANIKSKNIILHFGAFKKVLAINIDSYIQPADIIIPGKLTEQISIPDVPYDFYFRGNDLFLGPVIGFLTAVYYKNPRKAILRFTNYENIKGLIYIFKKESINMKNKDITGYYFEPQTKTFLEGIFPYPSSIFCQQNVNKKTFRYLNKHIGDKIFNRPCNIDKFSLWNILSKDSILVDHLPNTVEFKNVETLLQILINLNPVYLKPFNKAGGIGILHVKKIERNYMLTDIYDRKYYMENEKDVRNILKKKLKRKRKYLIQQDIPFTYQQQKVDFRIYLQKDYTKNWIYSGMETKIAKKESIISNKKKRSKMMPAEIALKEIFNLDTQKTHQVINNAVELCIKALKIIEENGYHLGDAAVDLIIDQNFKVWIIEVQLVYASLRKTVRSIDEQQVLPAVLPTPFEYAKALAGF; this is encoded by the coding sequence ATGTCCTTAATAAAAATAGATAATAATATCCAACCAAATTCAATTTATTTGAATAGTTCAATACTTAAAAAAGCCAATATTAAATCAAAAAACATAATACTTCATTTTGGCGCATTCAAAAAAGTGCTCGCCATTAATATTGACAGCTATATACAACCGGCAGATATCATTATTCCCGGTAAATTAACAGAACAAATCTCAATTCCTGATGTACCTTATGATTTTTACTTTCGAGGAAATGATTTATTCTTAGGTCCGGTTATTGGCTTTTTGACAGCTGTTTATTATAAGAATCCAAGAAAGGCTATCCTGCGATTTACAAATTATGAAAACATAAAAGGGCTTATATATATATTTAAAAAAGAGTCAATTAACATGAAAAATAAAGACATTACAGGCTATTATTTTGAACCTCAAACCAAAACGTTTTTAGAAGGGATATTTCCTTACCCCAGCTCAATTTTTTGCCAACAAAACGTAAATAAAAAAACCTTTAGATATTTAAATAAACACATAGGAGATAAAATTTTTAACAGACCCTGCAATATAGATAAATTCAGTTTGTGGAACATTTTGTCTAAAGATTCTATTTTGGTGGATCATTTACCAAATACAGTTGAATTTAAAAATGTAGAAACCCTATTACAGATACTCATAAATCTAAATCCTGTTTATTTAAAACCCTTTAATAAAGCCGGGGGAATTGGAATTTTACACGTAAAAAAAATTGAAAGAAATTATATGCTTACAGATATTTATGACAGAAAGTATTATATGGAAAATGAAAAAGACGTAAGAAACATATTGAAAAAAAAGTTAAAAAGAAAAAGAAAATATTTAATTCAACAGGACATACCTTTTACGTATCAACAGCAAAAAGTTGATTTTAGAATTTATCTTCAAAAAGACTATACAAAAAATTGGATTTATTCCGGTATGGAGACTAAAATTGCAAAAAAAGAAAGTATCATATCTAACAAAAAAAAGCGGTCTAAAATGATGCCTGCGGAAATAGCTCTTAAAGAAATTTTTAATTTAGATACCCAAAAAACACATCAGGTAATAAACAATGCCGTTGAACTTTGCATAAAAGCCCTTAAAATAATAGAAGAAAATGGCTATCACCTGGGTGATGCTGCGGTAGATCTAATAATTGATCAAAATTTTAAAGTTTGGATAATTGAAGTTCAATTAGTCTACGCATCACTTAGAAAAACAGTTAGATCAATAGATGAACAACAAGTGCTGCCGGCAGTACTTCCTACACCTTTTGAGTATGCTAAAGCTTTGGCAGGCTTTTAA
- a CDS encoding YheC/YheD family endospore coat-associated protein translates to MNYLWFKSLKSTEAAVNLNLYNRLQCSNLIIINVGTLKKHLKVIINNDLLDNTIGLPISLSNKYTIPTEIPYEIYHKDREIHLGPVIAYIVMGSFYNLNKKKLTTHLPRFSDYMSIKGLIYICTKDSIDLARNRIKGYYYDPKGVISGRAWWYGEFPLPDAIFNRSFLSQNKVRALQKKIGNNIFNSYFRNLNKWNIYRKLSKDKKLIKHLPYTENYKSVRQLIGLLKKYKSLYLKPFSKSQGKGILCVLKSNKKFLVIDERKQRYYFQDYNSMGKFLNKRVIKPSIIQQAVPFETEKKLVDFRIILQRDEDKKWSYKGCVAKISQEGSVITNKQCRQQALIGKDALTTIYNLSETAADRMEEKMITLTIKAIHIYERSGMHLGDVAADIILDSNLHLWLLELQLNHRTTEVFPERYKKIMVTPFRYAKALAGFSNNAPAFTV, encoded by the coding sequence ATGAATTATTTATGGTTTAAATCACTAAAATCAACGGAAGCGGCAGTGAACTTAAATTTATATAATCGATTGCAGTGTTCAAACCTCATTATCATCAATGTTGGTACATTAAAAAAACACTTGAAAGTAATTATTAACAATGATCTTTTAGATAACACTATAGGTCTTCCTATAAGCTTATCAAATAAGTATACAATTCCCACAGAAATCCCTTATGAAATATACCATAAAGATAGGGAGATTCATCTTGGACCAGTTATTGCCTACATTGTTATGGGAAGTTTTTATAATTTAAACAAAAAAAAATTAACAACCCATTTACCTAGATTTTCTGATTATATGTCTATAAAGGGATTAATTTATATCTGCACAAAAGATTCTATTGATCTAGCTCGAAACAGAATAAAAGGCTACTATTACGATCCCAAAGGGGTAATTTCAGGTAGAGCATGGTGGTATGGCGAATTTCCCCTTCCTGATGCCATTTTTAATCGTTCTTTTTTAAGTCAAAATAAAGTAAGAGCATTACAGAAAAAGATAGGTAACAATATTTTTAATTCATATTTTCGCAACTTGAATAAATGGAATATATATAGGAAACTGTCAAAAGACAAAAAACTTATAAAACACTTACCTTACACCGAGAATTATAAAAGTGTAAGACAGTTAATAGGCCTGTTAAAGAAATATAAATCTCTTTATTTAAAACCTTTCAGTAAATCTCAAGGGAAAGGCATTCTATGTGTTTTGAAATCAAATAAAAAATTCTTAGTTATCGATGAAAGAAAGCAAAGGTATTATTTTCAAGATTATAATAGCATGGGTAAATTCTTAAACAAAAGAGTAATTAAGCCATCTATTATTCAGCAGGCAGTTCCCTTTGAGACGGAAAAAAAACTGGTGGATTTTAGAATAATTCTGCAAAGAGATGAGGATAAAAAATGGTCCTATAAAGGATGTGTTGCTAAAATATCCCAGGAAGGTAGTGTTATTACCAACAAACAATGCAGACAACAAGCTTTAATAGGAAAAGATGCTTTAACAACTATTTATAATCTAAGTGAAACAGCAGCAGATAGAATGGAAGAGAAAATGATTACTTTAACTATAAAAGCCATTCACATTTATGAAAGATCAGGAATGCATCTCGGTGATGTGGCGGCAGACATAATTTTAGATTCTAATCTACATTTATGGTTACTGGAGCTTCAATTAAACCATAGAACAACAGAAGTATTTCCTGAAAGATATAAAAAAATTATGGTAACGCCATTTAGATATGCTAAGGCATTAGCGGGATTTAGCAATAATGCGCCAGCATTTACAGTTTAG
- a CDS encoding glutamate ligase domain-containing protein yields the protein MRQHLQFRKGFNGSTIIDDTWNCTPPSVKSALEVLRETAEGRKKVAVIGYMPQLGEKGKKEYSLIGESVVKASVDLLVTIGDEAKNIEDRAVELGMNKIKVINCSTGKEVYDVLKPLLNKNTLVLFKFPYKYRLSKFPSFKQLIKDIYTPIPVSRFFAGSKKGS from the coding sequence ATGCGCCAGCATTTACAGTTTAGGAAGGGTTTTAATGGAAGCACTATTATTGATGATACCTGGAACTGCACACCACCCTCTGTAAAGTCTGCCCTTGAAGTATTGAGAGAAACGGCTGAGGGAAGAAAAAAAGTTGCAGTTATTGGATATATGCCGCAATTAGGTGAAAAGGGGAAAAAAGAATATTCCCTCATTGGTGAAAGTGTTGTTAAAGCATCAGTAGACCTGCTGGTGACCATTGGAGATGAAGCAAAGAATATAGAAGATAGAGCTGTTGAATTGGGTATGAATAAAATTAAGGTTATAAATTGTAGTACTGGAAAGGAAGTATATGATGTATTAAAACCTCTGTTGAATAAAAATACTTTGGTTTTATTTAAGTTTCCTTACAAATACCGTTTAAGTAAATTCCCATCATTTAAACAATTAATTAAAGATATTTATACTCCCATACCAGTTTCTAGATTTTTTGCAGGAAGTAAAAAAGGCTCTTAA
- a CDS encoding S1 family peptidase, with protein sequence MNKELDDAELKQELNEMYGDEEINQDMQRKKPCWVIRIIAFLVVILFLGYTLNRWFVIWQWPKDIIEQHHTVLAHDAEIKELQKSVVTLKAYTSDGELKGTGFNIEEDGLVVTNRHLVEGAYLITVSFLEEGIFKVVNWSYSEEYDLAVLELEAEGLPFVNMQEEFIPGIDDELLIIGNPLSHRRIASLGEMKGYRESQQGSRTLLISASIFPGSSGSPVFDKDKKVVGVIFAFLKQNVEENNSMGLAVPSSEILYFISTM encoded by the coding sequence ATGAACAAAGAACTTGATGATGCAGAACTAAAGCAGGAATTAAACGAAATGTATGGTGATGAAGAAATAAATCAAGATATGCAGCGCAAGAAGCCCTGTTGGGTAATCCGTATTATTGCTTTTTTAGTAGTTATTTTGTTTTTAGGATATACCCTTAATAGATGGTTTGTCATTTGGCAGTGGCCAAAAGATATAATAGAACAGCACCATACAGTTCTGGCTCATGATGCAGAGATAAAGGAACTGCAAAAAAGTGTTGTAACTCTAAAAGCCTACACCTCTGATGGTGAGCTAAAAGGAACAGGGTTTAATATAGAAGAAGACGGACTGGTGGTTACAAATCGTCATTTGGTGGAGGGAGCGTATCTAATAACTGTTTCTTTTTTGGAAGAAGGTATCTTTAAAGTGGTTAACTGGAGTTACTCAGAAGAATATGATCTGGCTGTGCTGGAGCTGGAGGCAGAGGGATTGCCCTTTGTGAATATGCAGGAAGAGTTTATCCCTGGAATAGATGATGAGCTGCTGATCATTGGCAATCCACTAAGTCATAGAAGGATCGCCAGTTTGGGAGAAATGAAAGGGTATAGGGAATCCCAACAGGGCAGCCGAACACTATTAATCTCCGCTTCAATATTTCCTGGTTCCAGCGGCAGTCCCGTTTTTGACAAAGACAAGAAAGTCGTGGGTGTAATTTTCGCCTTCTTAAAACAAAATGTAGAAGAAAACAATTCTATGGGATTAGCAGTGCCATCTTCAGAGATTTTATATTTTATATCTACAATGTAG